A part of Rhinolophus ferrumequinum isolate MPI-CBG mRhiFer1 chromosome 11, mRhiFer1_v1.p, whole genome shotgun sequence genomic DNA contains:
- the DEPDC7 gene encoding DEP domain-containing protein 7 — protein sequence MATVREKAAALNLSALHSPAHRPPGFSVAQKPFGATYVWSSIINTLQTQVEVKKRRHHLKRHNDCFVGSEAVDVIFSHLIQNKYFGDVDIPRAKVVRVCQALMDYKVFEAVPTRVFGKDKKPTFEDSSCSLYRFTTIPNQDSQFGKENSLHSPSRYADALFKSSDRKSASLEDLWENLSLKPNSPHVNIAASLSPQVINEVWQEETIGRLLQLVDLPLLDSLLKQQEVVPKVPQPKRQPDLVNNSNYLDRGILKAYSDSQEDEWLSAAIDCLEYLPDQMVVDISRNFPEQPDRIDLVKELLFNAIGKYYSSREPLLNHLCDVHNGIAELLVNGKTEVALEATQLFLKLLDSQNREEFRRLLYFMAVAAHPSEFKLQKESDNRMVVKRIFSKAIVDNKNLSKGKTDLLVLFLMDHQKDVFKIPGTLHKIVSVKLMAIQKGRDPNRDTGYVFCQRIDQSDYSDHTQKTTKDELLNLLKTIDEDSKLSAKEKKKLLGQFYKCHPNIFIEYFGE from the exons GTTTCAGTGTAGCCCAGAAACCATTTGGAGCCACATATGTATGGAGCAGCATTATAAACACTCTTCAAACACAAGTGGAGGTGAAAAAACGAAGGCAccatttaaaaagacacaatgaCTGCTTTGTTGGTTCAGAAGCCGTGGATGTCATTTTTTCTCACCTaattcagaataaatattttggtgATGTAGATATTCCTCGGGCCAAAGTGGTAAGAGTGTGTCAAGCACTTATGGACTACAAAGTATTTGAAGCAGTTCCAACCAGagtctttggaaaagacaaaaaacctACATTTGAAGATAGTAGTTGCAGCCTTTATAGATTCACAACAATACCTAATCAAGACAGTCAGTTTGGCAAAGAGAACAGTCTACATTCACCTTCCAG gtaTGCAGATGCATTATTTAAGTCATCTGATAGGAAATCAGCAAGTTTAGAGGATCTATGGGAAAATTTGAGTTTAAAGCCTAACTCTCCTCATGTAAATATCGCTGCAAGTTTGTCTCCACAAG TTATTAACGAAGTATGGCAAGAAGAAACAATTGGGCGTCTATTACAACTTGTAGACCTTCCACTTCTTGACTCCTTACTCAAACAGCAAGAGGTTGTACCTAAAGTTCCTCAACCTAAGAGGCAGCCTGACTTGGTCAACAACAGTAACTATTTGGATCGAGGGATTCTCAAGGCTTATAGTGACTCTCA GGAAGATGAATGGCTCTCTGCAGCAATTGACTGCTTGGAATACCTTCCAGACCAGATGGTGGTGGACATAAGCAGAAACTTTCCTGAGCAACCAGATAGAATAGACTTAGTGAAAGAACTTCTATTTAATGCCATCGGCAAATATTATAGTAGTAGGGAACCTCTGTTAAATCACTTATGTGATGTTCATAACGGAATTGCAGAACTCTTAG TGAATGGGAAGACTGAGGTAGCATTAGAAGCTACTCAACTCTTCTTAAAACTTCTGGATTCCCAAAACAGAGAAGAATTTAGAAGACTACTGTATTTCATGGCTGTTGCAGCACATCCTTCTGAatttaaattacagaaagaa agtgACAACCGGATGGTTGTGAAAAGGATATTCTCAAAAGCTATTGTGGACAATAAAAATTTATCCAAAGGCAAAACTGATCTTCTGGTACTCTTTTTAATGGATCAtcaaaaagatgtttttaag attcctggAACTCTACATAAAATTGTCAGTGTTAAACTCATGGCCATTCAGAAAGGAAGAGATCCAAACAGAGACACAG gataTGTTTTTTGCCAGAGAATTGATCAAAGTGATTATTCTGACCATACACAGAAGACAACCAAGGATGAGCTACTGAATTTACTAAAAACTATTGATGAGGATTCAAAACTGTCtgccaaagagaagaaaaaattgcTAGGTCAGTTCTATAAGTGTCACCCAAATATCTTTATTGAGTATTTTGGAGAATGA